The DNA sequence TATATAATCAACTTTTTTGTTTAGGCATTTATTTCTTTACTTTGTGTAAATACACCTTCACAAAATGTTTGATGATATTTTAGCAGCCATTCCTTTTGGAATAATTTTAGCCTTTACTATTGGACCGGTTTTTTTTGTTTTACTAGAAACCAGTGCTACTAAAGGGGTTAGAAGTGCTTTGATTTTTGATTGTGGTGTTATGTTTGCTGATATTCTATTTATTATTGTGGCTTTTTTTAGTACCAATAAATTGCTTGAAAATATAAAGGACGAACCTGGGTTTTTGGTTTTTGGGGGTGTTTTATTGATTGCATATGGTATTATTTCATTTGTTAAAACATCAAAATCCTTTCGGTCAATTGTTAAAGAATATCATAAAGTAGAATTTAAAAAAAATTATGGGCAGCTCTTTGTTAAAGGTTTTTTATTAAACTTTATAAACATTGGAGTGCTTTTAGGCTGGGTAGCATTCATTGTTTTAGGATCTTCTTTAACAAGTTCAGAAGATGGTATCATCATATTTTTAAGTACCATATTGATTGTTTATTTTTTAGTGGATTTAGTAAAAATATTGATTGCAAAAAAATTAAAAAGTAAACTGACTCCTCGTCGTATTTTTAAAACAAAAAAAATAATAGCTTTAGTTATTTTAGGCTTTGGGGTATTGCTTTTAGTTCAAGGTTTTTTTCCAAATGAAAAAGAAAAAATTCAAGAAAAGTGGGAACAGCTTCAATATAAAAATTAAAAAAAGAGATACTAAAAAAGTATCTCTTTTTTTGAGGTGTCGAGCGGATTCGAACCGCTGTAGCAGCTTTTGCAGAGCTGAGCCTAGCCACTCGGCCACGACACCATAATCCTAAAATAAAAAGAATAAGAATTTCTATTTAGGAATGCAAATGTAAAAAAAAATTAGTGTTTCTCACACATAAATTTACTTTTTACGTTTATCAGACATTTTTATAGTCACCTTAGCTACATCACCACCAATAGGAGGGTTTAGTTTGCTTATTGAAACGCTTGCTTTTTTTACTTTAGCATCTTCTTTAAATATCCGATTTAAAATACGTTTAGCTACTGTTTCTAATAAGTATGATGGGATTGCCATTTCATCTTTTATAACGCGATTTAAAAACACGTAATCCACAGTATCATTGAGCTTATCAGATATAGAAGAAGTT is a window from the Pseudalgibacter alginicilyticus genome containing:
- a CDS encoding LysE family translocator, whose amino-acid sequence is MFDDILAAIPFGIILAFTIGPVFFVLLETSATKGVRSALIFDCGVMFADILFIIVAFFSTNKLLENIKDEPGFLVFGGVLLIAYGIISFVKTSKSFRSIVKEYHKVEFKKNYGQLFVKGFLLNFINIGVLLGWVAFIVLGSSLTSSEDGIIIFLSTILIVYFLVDLVKILIAKKLKSKLTPRRIFKTKKIIALVILGFGVLLLVQGFFPNEKEKIQEKWEQLQYKN
- the folB gene encoding dihydroneopterin aldolase, which encodes MGIIKVENIRVFAYHGCLKEETKIGSDYRVDLKIKANLQTSSISDKLNDTVDYVFLNRVIKDEMAIPSYLLETVAKRILNRIFKEDAKVKKASVSISKLNPPIGGDVAKVTIKMSDKRKK